From the genome of Nicotiana sylvestris chromosome 2, ASM39365v2, whole genome shotgun sequence, one region includes:
- the LOC104224960 gene encoding pentatricopeptide repeat-containing protein At2g33680 — MSHGPSSLALESSASLFTKILHYTQRRNLPKGQSLHAHLIKTGSSSSCIYLSNSIVNLYAKCHRLLDAHVAFQEITNKDVVSWNCLINGYSQLGRPDSSLSVLKLFKQMRQQDENSHVLPNPHTFAGIFTAVSTLGEYYSFTGKQAHCLAFKLSYLNDVYVGSSLLNMYCKSGGHHLVDARKMFDEMPERNSVSWTTMISGYASQRLAKEAVGVFRMMLWEQGRGQDYVNEFVFTSVLSAIALPEFNPVGKQIHGLSLKNGFLWNVSVANATVTMYAKCGSLDDACRVFELSSEKNSITWSALITGYAQNGDCEKALKLFSQMHFCGMNPSEYTLVGVINACSDFDALSEGKQVHGYLLKLGFEPQMYILTALVDMYAKCGNVSDARRGFDYLKEPDIVLWTSMIAGYVKNGDNENAMGMYCRMLVEGVVPNELTMASVLKVCSSLAALEQGKQIHAHIVKHGLSLEVPIGSALSTMYAKSGSLHDCNLVFRRMPARDLVSWNSMMSGLSQNGRGTEALELFEEMLLEGTRPDYVTFVNILSACSHMGLLERGQNIFKMMSDEFGIEPRLEHFACMVDMFGRAGKLYEAKEFIESAANHVDHGLCLWRIMLSACRNYRNYELGAYAGEKLMELGSQESSAYVLLSSIYSALGRLEDVECVRRLMNLRGVSKEPGCSWIELKSQFHVFVVGDQLHPQIVGIREELLRLRKQMKDEGYKPGFDPCLELEVIMD, encoded by the coding sequence ATGAGTCATGGTCCATCTTCTCTAGCACTTGAATCCTCTGCTTCCCTTTTCACCAAAATACTCCATTACACTCAACGCAGAAACCTTCCCAAAGGCCAATCCCTTCACGCCCATCTCATTAAAACAGGTTCTTCCTCTTCTTGCATATACTTATCCAACAGCATTGTCAACTTATACGCCAAGTGCCACCGCTTGTTGGACGCCCATGTCGCCTTTCAAGAAATAACAAACAAAGACGTCGTCTCATGGAACTGTCTCATCAATGGCTACTCTCAACTGGGCCGTCCAGATTCATCTCTTTCCGTCCTCAAACTCTTCAAGCAAATGAGACAACAGGACGAAAACTCCCATGTCCTTCCAAATCCTCACACATTTGCTGGCATTTTCACCGCGGTTTCAACTTTGGGGGAGTACTACTCCTTTACAGGGAAGCAAGCTCATTGTCTTGCCTTCAAACTCAGTTACCTTAACGATGTATATGTGGGTAGTTCCTTGTTGAACATGTATTGCAAGTCTGGTGGTCATCATCTTGTTGATGCTCGCAAGATGTTTGATGAAATGCCTGAGAGAAATTCTGTATCTTGGACTACGATGATCTCTGGGTATGCATCACAGAGGCTAGCCAAGGAGGCTGTGGGAGTGTTTAGGATGATGCTATGGGAGCAAGGCCGAGGGCAGGATTATGTGAATGAGTTTGTGTTTACTAGTGTTCTGAGTGCTATTGCATTGCCAGAGTTTAACCCGGTAGGGAAGCAAATTCATGGTCTTTCCCTCAAGAATGGATTTTTGTGGAACGTTTCTGTTGCCAATGCTACTGTTACTATGTATGCAAAGTGTGGGAGTTTGGATGATGCATGTCGGGTGTTCGAGCTTTCCTCTGAAAAGAATTCTATAACCTGGTCTGCATTAATAACAGGTTACGCGCAGAATGGGGACTGCGAGAAGGCCTTGAAGTTGTTTTCGCAGATGCATTTCTGTGGGATGAATCCGAGCGAGTACACTCTGGTTGGAGTGATTAATGCTTGTAGTGATTTTGATGCTCTTAGTGAAGGAAAACAGGTGCATGGATATCTATTGAAGTTAGGGTTTGAGCCTCAAATGTATATTCTGACTGCGTTAGTGGATATGTATGCTAAATGTGGCAATGTTAGTGATGCCAGAAGAGGTTTTGATTATTTGAAAGAACCCGATATAGTTTTATGGACTTCCATGATAGCGGGATATGTTAAGAATGGGGATAATGAAAATGCAATGGGTATGTACTGTAGAATGCTGGTGGAGGGTGTTGTACCTAATGAGTTGACGATGGCTAGCGTGTTAAAAGTCTGTTCTAGCCTTGCTGCTCTGGAACAGGGGAAGCAGATTCATGCTCATATAGTCAAGCATGGGCTTAGTCTTGAAGTTCCAATTGGAAGCGCTCTCTCAACTATGTATGCAAAATCTGGAAGCCTTCATGACTGTAATCTAGTCTTTAGGAGGATGCCTGCGAGGGACTTAGTGTCATGGAACTCAATGATGTCAGGTCTTTCACAGAATGGCCGCGGCACTGAAGCCCTTGAACTTTTTGAAGAAATGCTTCTTGAGGGAACAAGGCCAGATTATGTCACTTTTGTGAATATTCTTTCTGCTTGTAGCCACATGGGATTGTTAGAGAGAGGGCAAAATATTTTCAAGATGATGTCTGATGAGTTTGGAATAGAGCCTAGGCTAGAGCATTTTGCGTGCATGGTAGATATGTTCGGTCGTGCTGGAAAACTCTATGAAGCAAAAGAGTTTATCGAGTCAGCAGCAAATCATGTTGACCATGGTCTGTGCTTGTGGCGTATCATGCTAAGTGCTTGCCGGAACTATAGAAACTATGAATTAGGTGCATACGCAGGAGAGAAGTTAATGGAATTGGGTTCACAAGAGTCATCTGCTTATGTGCTACTCTCTAGTATTTATTCAGCTCTGGGAAGATTGGAGGATGTTGAATGCGTGAGAAGGTTGATGAATCTCCGTGGAGTAAGCAAGGAGCCTGGATGTAGCTGGATTGAGCTGAAGAGTCAGTTTCATGTATTTGTTGTCGGAGATCAGTTGCATCCACAAATCGTAGGTATACGTGAAGAGTTATTGAGGTTAAGAAAGCAAATgaaagatgagggatataaaccAGGTTTTGATCCTTGCTTAGAACTGGAAGTTATAATGGACTGA